A genomic region of Solanum dulcamara chromosome 2, daSolDulc1.2, whole genome shotgun sequence contains the following coding sequences:
- the LOC129875560 gene encoding nuclear transcription factor Y subunit B-6-like: MDNGNHVGGSGNGGFHSYRRSPQPTPAHSPSPAMEMSMGLPAHLNQAITECIIREQDRFMPIANVVRIMRRILPPHAKISDDAKQTIQECVSEFISFITLEANDRCQREQRKTITAEDLLWAMSKFGLDEYIEPLTLYLHNYRDFDGGESESLRGEPLLLKRPMAHDHYGYFVYPPPMGSGCMQGGASNGSSSQCAVAAVDSEVESPAKED; this comes from the exons ATGGATAATGGTAATCATGTTGGTGGTTCAGGAAATGGAGGATTTCACAGCTATCGTAGATCCCCACAACCAACCCCTGCCCATTCCCCTTCTCCCG CTATGGAGATGAGCATGGGATTGCCTGCTCATCTCAACCAGGCAATTACTGAATGCATCATCCGGGAGCAAGACCGATTCATGCCAATAGCAAATGTGGTTAGAATCATGCGCAGGATCCTTCCTCCCCATGCCAAGATATCCGATGACGCCAAACAGACCATCCAAGAATGTGTCTCTGAGTTCATAAGCTTCATAACACTGGAAGCCAATGATCGTTGCCAGCGTGAGCAGCGTAAGACCATCACCGCTGAAGACTTGCTTTGGGCCATGAGCAAGTTTGGTTTGGATGAATACATTGAACCCTTGACTTTGTACTTGCATAATTATCGTGACTTTGATGGTGGTGAGAGTGAATCCCTGAGAGGGGAGCCATTGTTGTTGAAGCGCCCAATGGCTCATGATCACTATGGTTACTTTGTGTATCCACCACCTATGGGCAGTGGTTGTATGCAGGGTGGTGCATCGAACGGAAGTTCTTCTCAGTGTGCCGTGGCTGCTGTGGATAGTGAAGTTGAGTCTCCTGCGAAGGAGGATTAG